A stretch of DNA from Synergistaceae bacterium DZ-S4:
GCAGAAGAAGAAGGTCCTTGATACCGTCAAAATGATCTCAAAAGAGCTGGATATCCATGGCCTTCTGAACATACAGTTCGTCCTCAAGGACGGGATCTTCTGGATCATAGAGGCAAATCCCCGCGCAAGCCGCACAGTCCCTATCTGCAGCAAGATATCGAAGATCCCGATGGTGGATCTTGCCGTCGGAGTCGCACTGGGTGAAAAACTGAGCGAAATGGGCCATGGAACGGGCATCCTTCCGAAAAGCGGGCAGTGGGGGGTAAAGGTCCCTGTCTTCTCGAACGACAAGCTTCCCGGGATAGATCCTAAGCTTGGTCCGAAAATGATGTCCACCGGAGAGAGCCTCGGTCTTGGGGATGACCTTGCCGATGCGATGATGGACGGTCTCAGGGGAGCCGGGTGGCTGCCTCCGGTCAAAGGGAGGATACTTATGAGCGTAGCAGACTCCCAGAAAGCAGAATCCATGCCGACTGCATCACAGTTCACCTCTCTGGGCTGGAGGGTAGACGCAACGTCAGGAACAGCGGAATACCTTTTAAAATGGGGGATCGAGGTCAACACAGTTCCCCAGGAAGATCTTGTTGACAGGCTAAGGATGGGCGACTGGGACCTCGTGCTGAACATCCCCGGCGGGAACGACCGCCATATCATGCACGGTGCAGAACTCAGAAGAAGTGCCTCGGCGGCGGGAGTTCCCTGTCTCCACTCAATTTCGGCTGCCTGGGCTGTAGCAAACAGCCTCACTAAAAACTTGAAAGGCAACAACGGAAAGCAGGATTAGCAAAGGAGAGCTGTTCGTCACACATATATTTTGGAAATGAATTATCACTTTTAATGATCACAAAAAAAATTACGGCTGCTCTTCCATTTTTACAAATAATGCTTTAATATATAGGTGTGCATTAAACAAAACAGTTTTATTTGATAAGGAAGCGGAGGTGTATCCATGTTAACCGGCAAATTGCTAGATGACATCGGAATACAGATACTGAAAATACTTCAGGAAGATGGAAGAATTTCATTCAATGAGCTGGGCAGAAGAGTCGGTCTCTCGTCCCCTGCGGTTGCGGAAAGGGTCCGCCGCATGGAGGATGCCGGGATAATCACAGGTTATAAGGCTGTCGTGGACCAGTCAAAAGTCGGATATCCGATAATGGCATATATCCGCCTTGCCATCCCTGTCGCGCTGCTCAACCAGTCGGATGAGCTTGCCAGGGCGATACCGGAGGTCCTTGAATGCCACCACCTTACAGGAAGCGACGGAGTAATCCTCAAAGTCGTAGTATCTTCGGTGGGGCATCTCGAAGACGTCATAAGCCAGATGGGAAGCTGCGGAATGACTACCACGGCGATAGTCCTTTCATCACCTGTACTCGGAAGGTCGATAGACCCGGTAAAACCGACAAACAACAGCCATTGACCGGAGCCTGAGTTCCGATGAATCGGATAAGCCGGGAAGCGATAGACAATATCCTCAGCAGGAGAAGCCTCCGGAGGTTCGATCCGTCAGTAAAAGTTGACAACGCTTCTCTGAAGACTATTTTGGAGTGCGCGTGTGCCGCACCCAGCGCAAATAACTACCATCCGTGGCATTTTGTGGTCGTGGACAGCAGGGAGACGCTGGA
This window harbors:
- a CDS encoding Lrp/AsnC family transcriptional regulator, which codes for MLTGKLLDDIGIQILKILQEDGRISFNELGRRVGLSSPAVAERVRRMEDAGIITGYKAVVDQSKVGYPIMAYIRLAIPVALLNQSDELARAIPEVLECHHLTGSDGVILKVVVSSVGHLEDVISQMGSCGMTTTAIVLSSPVLGRSIDPVKPTNNSH